DNA sequence from the Silurus meridionalis isolate SWU-2019-XX unplaced genomic scaffold, ASM1480568v1 Scaffold722, whole genome shotgun sequence genome:
tgtatatatatatatatgatgatgtatatgtatatgtatatatatatatatatatatatatatatatatatatatatatatatatatatatatatatatatatatataatatatttttaataattctttttttttttttacaatagaaaaataattataatgaatacaGTAACGGTGTGTATCATTAGTGGGGTATGAATTTAAACCTtcaatttctgttttttattttccagaaaaccGAAACCTGAACTCGCATCAGATCTTGCAGGAGCTGCTCTAACAGGAAACTCAGTGACTCTGTACTGTACACTGAATCTGCAGTCTGCTGGATGGAAGTTTTActggaagaaagagaaacagagccGTGAGACTGAGACTGAGACAGATCACTATATAATCAGATCAGTCAGTGTCTCTGATGGAGGTCAGTACTGGTGCAGAGCTGGAAGAGGAAACCCAGTCTACTACACACAGGACAGTGATGCACTCTGGGTAAATGTTATTGGTAAGAGACTTTTGCTAAGTGATTCTGCAAAACACTGAACATATAAACAATGTGAGCAGGTCACATTATAGTAATATGTACACAACTCTTATGTAAGTGATTTTGTTATTGAGGGTAACACAGCTGAGCAGGACTGATGTGAGCTGAGCTGGAAataagtgagtgtgagtgtgtgaaatgCAGGAGCAGACTGGCCATCTGGTAGACCGGGCATTTTCCCGCTGGGCTGACGAACTTTTTGTGCAGATACGTCTCAAACTGTTTTTGTCTGATCAAcctataaaattattattagtctATTCTATTTTCTGcataattaccgtaatttccagactataatgTGCTACTTTCTTCCCACACTTTTAACCTTGTGGCTTCaacaatgaagcagctaatttatggatttttcacaagcttcatggcgccaaaaaactgagcctcgtaaaattagaccaatgaaattgctgaatgGGTTTAGGTGAactaatgaaactctttatatcaaATTGGGTGCGCTCCCACTCAATCGGCCCCCACAACATcttaaatatggatgaggttcttCTGACATACTCAGACTGTCAACAGGAAGTGTTTTTTAAGTGGTTATTCCACTTGTCAGGGCGCCATTGTAAATAAGAACCTGTTCTTAATTACttgcctgtaaaaataaaggttaaacaaGGAAAGGCAAATCATtcatcatgctgaaaacaacttgtcataaaaaaaaacgcacttcacctgtgttctgagctgcacggcatcgggagaaaagcttccaccaatagtgatttttttttaaatgcacgacaaTGGCAAACGAAAAACttctgagagaaattgttgtgaaagtcAACAAGAAAGGATGGATAACGGAAAGCCGAATGAAATGAATCGTGCATTTAAGGTGGCACTCTGTTTTCAGTGGGAGGCTTGTATGTGAAGTGGGGAGAAATCCTTCACTAAAACCGGCCCATGCGAAGAGCAACTTATGCTCAAGTCTGCCAGTGGATCCTGACAGCGTGGAGCACTGTCCAAAAATCCACTATAATCAACAGGTTTCAAAGTGACAATGAAAACGATCCTGAGAAAACATTGGATGAAGCAATTCTTAGGCTGTTCAACTCCGACACGGATGGAGATGACTTCAGTGGTTTCAGTgtgcagaaggagaaagaccgtgaccaatgactttcttggtaggctactgttttgTTATAAGCCGTGTTACAGGCACTgacttttgttaaagcctgtgtaaagttcattagtttcaatgtagacacctgcagcttattaTTGTTCGAaatagttactgtttttttatttttatttcagtgggtgcggcttatatttaggtgcgcttaatagtctggaaattacggtagttaaTGGCACTGGGGACTTTGCAgcagtataatttttttgtcaaaaaagtTTGCTCTGCGTCTATGTGAGTTTGGGTtgttacatttctgtttatggaagtatttttatttatttttttaatcattattagtAATGAGTCAGAtggcagtatttttttttttgttcattatttcttATAGGTTGTAGAgtgaaaagtgttttttttttttttttttctctctttcgctct
Encoded proteins:
- the LOC124382576 gene encoding immunoglobulin superfamily member 1-like, with protein sequence KPKPELASDLAGAALTGNSVTLYCTLNLQSAGWKFYWKKEKQSRETETETDHYIIRSVSVSDGGQYWCRAGRGNPVYYTQDSDALWVNVIESPKPVLSFEPDKQVFRGEKVMLRCDLQTEENTKWTYDWFQNDYTFNPYQ